One genomic segment of Pseudomonas fortuita includes these proteins:
- a CDS encoding non-ribosomal peptide synthetase — translation MQALLDSVKSLSTKERHALAMLLKRQGINLYGVAPIPARAPEEVLALSYAQQRQWFLWQMDPQGSAYNIPVALRLKGDLDLKALQASFDGLIARHETLRTTIHLDGDQPVQVIHPEAPFALVIETLKGIGADATAALKAWVEQEVQQPFDLEQGPLLRVKLLRLAADDHVLVLTSHHIVSDGWSTPIMVDELVRFYEAARSGQALRLPALPVQYADYALWQRQWMEAGEREKQLSYWTARLGDEQPVLELPLDRPRGSVQSPAGARFDVTLADALADALKLLAKRQGVTLFTLLLASFQALLHRYSGQNDIRVGVPIANRNRSEVEGLIGFFVNTQVLKAEFDLTTTFDALVEQVHQAGLGAQAHQDLPFEQLVEALQPERSLSHSPLFQVMHNHASEGRGQARHLPGLTLEALDWEIHTTQFDLALNTLEHEHGIGAFLTYATALFDEATIAQLAGHWQGLLAAIVAQPQQRIAELPLLNATQQQQVLHDWNRTQADYPVEQCLQQLIEAQVAATPDAPALVFADQALSYGQLNRRANQLAHKLREQGVGPDVLVGIAAERSVDMVIGLLGILKAGGAYVPLDPEYPAERLAYMMQDSGIGLLLTQAHLLAQLPVPEGVQPLLLEPLAGYSEANLVHHTCPDNLAYVIYTSGSTGRPKGAGNSHRALVNRLCWMQKAYGLDAGDTVLQKTPFSFDVSVWEFFWPLLVGARLAVAQPGEHRDPQRLVEVIRQHAVTTLHFVPSMLQAFMGSAEVERCSGLKRVVCSGEALPAELAQQTLARLPGAQLYNLYGPTEAAIDVTHWTCRPGSDSGVPIGRPIDNLKTHILGAGLQSVAPRAAGELYLGGVGLARGYHRRPALTAERFVPDPFDSTAQGGGRLYRTGDLARYRADGVIEYKGRLDHQVKIRGLRIELGEIETRLLEHPSVREAVVLDIDGPGGKQLAGYLVVGEAPADPQQQNALRSELREHLRHGLADYMVPTHLLFLERLPVTANGKLDRKALPKPDASVLQDSYVAPRSELEQQIAAIWAEVLKLDRVGVTDNFFELGGDSIISIQVVSRARQAGIHFTPKALFQHQTVQDLASVATRMEGSGPQIDQAPVVGETRLLPIQQAFFEQSIAEPHHWNQAVLLASTRLIDGAALEKALHTLVEHHDALRLRFTPQQDAGAWLAAHCAPGDVEAGLLWAETLTDANALQALCERAQRSLNLQQGPLLRAVLATLPDGSQRLLLVIHHLAVDGVSWRILLEDLQNAYDRHVAGQPAVLPARTTSTKAWAERLQAYAQSDAVQAELGYWQSQLQGVDAQLPQDRADGSLHGRHTATVHARLDRQQTSRLLQQAPAAYRTQVNDLLLTALARVIARWTQRDEVLVQLEGHGREDLFDAVDLTRTVGWLTSLFPVKLTAAPTLDASIKQIKEQLRAIPDKGIGYGALRYLGDSHARDVLARLPVPPITFNYLGQLDSTFAESPGTATERFLQPASESSGASQSAEALLENLLSINGQVYAGELSLAWTFSQDMFDRATVQAVADDYVSELQALIDHCVDQDVVALTPSDVPLAALDQAQLDALPIPAGAIEDIYPLSPMQQGMLFHTVFEQGQGEYVNQMRVNVSGLDIERFKRAWQAMLDRHDVLRAAFVANLERPVQVIRKHVELPFDVLDWTAQEDIEGRLDTWAEADRRRGFDLQAAPLLRLTVIQTDSAQHHLVFTSHHILMDGWSNAQLLGEVLQHYAGVALARPAGRYRDYIEWLQRQDAEQSETFWRQQLLHLSEPTRLAQALRLDRSRADTGHGEHHQTLDAACAQALSAFARQRRVTVNTLLQAAWLLLVHRYTGQEGVAFGATVAGRPADLRGVEHQLGLFINTLPVAARLQPDLRVGEWVERLQAQNLSMREHEHTPLYDIQRWAGSAGEPLFDTLLVFENYPVGEVLQQGSSAGLAFSGTQNRERTNYPLTLMIESGNALTIHYHYDRSHLGDTGVEQIARHFANLLNALVQHADTPVGELQMLDDEERQRIVHDWNRTQMQYPHERSLPELFEMQVARTPEAPALLFAEQTLSYGELNQRANRLAGKLRTMGVGPDVLVAIAVERSVEMVVGLLAILKAGGAYVPLDPEYPRERLGFMMEQSGAHLLLTLSHLLPQLPTHSVQTWCLDSDWHQVAAFDGENLGIEQHPEHLAYCIYTSGSTGRPKGVEVRHQALVNFLASMAVEPGIDAGDRVLALTSLSFDIAGLELYLPLLAGASVVLIGERQNKDPSALQAVIERHAITTLQATPSTWRMLLQALPAQTLRGCKVISGGEALPVDLAEQLLALCGRIWNLYGPTETTIWSAAYCLDNQHPLPLLGKPIANTTLQVMAHDLSTAAIGMAGELMIGGDGLARGYQRRAALTAERFVPDPYDRSGQGGGRLYRTGDLASYRSDGVLEYVGRIDHQVKVRGYRIELGEIEARLIDDPAVREAVVIDIDGPGGKQLAGYLVSSGEAAVATEEQRSALRRHLREQLRATLPDYMVPAYLTWLDALPLTPNGKLDRKALPQPDPGVSQQGHVAPQSEVEQQIAAVWAQLLNVEKVGLNDNFFELGGHSLLALSVLSRLQLSLGLTVEPAVLFQHPVLGDFARYIESIGDASAFDEKLQRLDRLFEEFEVNE, via the coding sequence GTGCAAGCGTTGCTCGACTCCGTCAAATCGTTGTCCACCAAAGAGCGTCACGCTCTGGCCATGCTCCTGAAGCGTCAGGGAATCAACTTGTACGGAGTCGCGCCGATCCCTGCGAGGGCGCCGGAGGAGGTCCTGGCACTGTCCTACGCCCAGCAGCGGCAGTGGTTTCTCTGGCAGATGGACCCCCAGGGCAGCGCTTACAACATTCCGGTCGCCCTGCGCCTGAAGGGCGATCTCGACCTCAAGGCGTTGCAGGCCAGCTTCGACGGCCTGATCGCTCGACACGAAACCCTGCGCACTACCATTCACCTCGACGGTGACCAACCGGTGCAGGTGATTCACCCCGAGGCACCCTTCGCGCTGGTGATCGAAACGCTCAAGGGCATCGGTGCCGATGCCACTGCGGCACTCAAGGCTTGGGTGGAGCAGGAAGTTCAACAGCCATTCGACCTGGAGCAAGGCCCCTTGCTGCGGGTCAAGCTGCTGCGCCTGGCGGCGGATGACCATGTGCTGGTCCTGACCTCGCACCACATCGTCTCCGATGGCTGGTCGACACCGATCATGGTCGACGAGCTGGTGCGTTTCTACGAAGCTGCCAGATCCGGGCAGGCACTGCGACTGCCGGCGCTCCCGGTGCAGTATGCCGACTACGCGTTGTGGCAACGGCAATGGATGGAAGCGGGCGAGCGCGAAAAGCAGCTGAGCTACTGGACGGCGCGGCTGGGGGACGAACAACCTGTGCTCGAATTGCCGCTGGACCGCCCGCGTGGCTCGGTGCAGAGCCCGGCAGGCGCGCGCTTCGACGTCACCCTCGCCGATGCGCTGGCGGACGCGCTGAAGCTGTTGGCCAAGCGCCAGGGCGTGACCCTCTTCACGTTGCTGCTGGCAAGCTTCCAGGCCCTGCTGCACCGCTACAGCGGGCAGAACGATATCCGCGTCGGCGTCCCGATCGCCAACCGCAATCGCAGCGAAGTCGAGGGCCTCATCGGCTTCTTCGTCAACACCCAGGTGCTCAAGGCCGAATTCGACCTGACCACCACCTTCGATGCGCTGGTCGAGCAGGTGCACCAGGCCGGGCTCGGCGCACAGGCGCATCAGGACCTGCCGTTCGAGCAACTGGTCGAAGCCCTGCAGCCAGAGCGCAGCCTCAGTCATAGCCCGTTGTTCCAGGTGATGCACAACCACGCCAGCGAGGGGCGTGGCCAAGCACGGCATCTGCCAGGCCTGACCCTGGAGGCGCTCGACTGGGAAATCCATACCACCCAGTTCGACCTGGCCTTGAACACGCTCGAGCATGAGCACGGCATCGGTGCGTTCCTGACCTACGCCACCGCGCTGTTCGACGAAGCCACCATCGCCCAGCTCGCCGGGCACTGGCAGGGCCTGCTGGCCGCCATCGTCGCCCAGCCGCAGCAGCGCATCGCCGAGCTGCCACTGCTGAATGCCACCCAGCAACAACAGGTGCTTCACGACTGGAACCGCACCCAGGCCGATTACCCGGTCGAGCAGTGCCTGCAGCAACTGATCGAAGCCCAGGTCGCCGCCACCCCGGATGCCCCGGCGCTGGTATTTGCCGATCAGGCCCTGAGCTATGGCCAGCTGAACCGGCGCGCCAACCAGCTGGCGCACAAGCTGCGCGAGCAGGGCGTGGGGCCGGACGTGCTGGTGGGCATTGCCGCCGAGCGCAGCGTGGACATGGTCATCGGCCTGCTGGGCATTCTCAAGGCCGGTGGCGCCTATGTGCCGCTGGACCCGGAATACCCCGCCGAGCGCCTGGCCTACATGATGCAGGACAGCGGCATCGGCCTGTTGTTGACGCAAGCCCACCTGCTGGCGCAGTTGCCGGTGCCCGAGGGTGTGCAGCCGCTGCTGCTTGAGCCGCTGGCGGGCTACAGTGAGGCCAACCTGGTTCACCACACCTGCCCGGACAACCTGGCCTACGTGATCTACACCTCCGGCTCCACCGGCCGCCCCAAGGGCGCGGGCAACAGCCATCGCGCGCTGGTCAACCGCCTGTGCTGGATGCAGAAGGCCTATGGCCTGGACGCCGGCGATACCGTGTTGCAGAAGACCCCATTCAGTTTCGACGTCTCGGTCTGGGAGTTCTTCTGGCCGCTGCTTGTCGGCGCACGCCTGGCGGTGGCACAACCGGGCGAACACCGTGATCCGCAGCGCCTGGTCGAGGTGATCAGGCAGCACGCGGTGACCACGCTGCACTTCGTGCCTTCGATGCTGCAGGCGTTCATGGGCAGCGCCGAGGTCGAGCGCTGCAGCGGCCTCAAGCGCGTGGTGTGCAGCGGCGAAGCCTTGCCCGCAGAGCTGGCGCAACAGACCCTGGCGCGCCTGCCGGGCGCCCAGTTGTACAACCTCTACGGCCCGACCGAAGCGGCCATCGACGTCACCCACTGGACCTGCCGCCCAGGCAGCGACAGCGGCGTGCCGATCGGCCGCCCGATCGACAACCTGAAGACGCACATCCTCGGCGCCGGTTTGCAGAGTGTCGCCCCACGAGCTGCCGGTGAGCTGTACCTGGGCGGCGTCGGCCTGGCCCGCGGTTATCACCGGCGCCCGGCGCTGACGGCGGAACGCTTCGTCCCGGACCCTTTCGACAGCACGGCCCAGGGCGGCGGTCGCCTGTACCGCACCGGTGACCTGGCGCGTTATCGGGCGGACGGGGTGATCGAGTACAAGGGCCGTCTCGACCACCAGGTGAAAATCCGCGGCCTGCGCATCGAACTGGGCGAGATCGAGACACGCCTGCTCGAGCACCCGAGCGTGCGCGAGGCGGTGGTGCTGGACATCGACGGGCCGGGTGGCAAGCAGCTGGCGGGGTATCTGGTGGTCGGCGAAGCACCGGCCGACCCGCAGCAGCAGAACGCACTGCGCAGCGAACTGCGCGAGCACCTCAGGCACGGGCTGGCCGACTACATGGTCCCGACCCACCTGCTGTTCCTTGAGCGCCTGCCGGTAACGGCCAACGGCAAGCTGGACCGCAAGGCCCTGCCCAAACCCGACGCAAGCGTGCTGCAGGACAGCTACGTGGCCCCGCGCAGCGAGCTGGAGCAACAGATCGCGGCAATCTGGGCCGAGGTCCTGAAGCTCGATCGGGTCGGCGTGACGGACAACTTCTTCGAACTGGGCGGGGATTCGATCATCTCGATCCAGGTGGTCAGCCGGGCGAGACAGGCCGGGATCCACTTCACACCCAAAGCGCTGTTCCAGCATCAGACCGTACAAGACCTGGCCTCGGTGGCCACGCGCATGGAAGGCAGCGGCCCGCAGATCGACCAGGCCCCGGTGGTCGGCGAGACACGCTTGCTGCCTATCCAGCAGGCGTTTTTCGAACAGTCGATCGCCGAGCCTCATCACTGGAACCAGGCGGTCCTGCTTGCCTCGACGAGGCTTATCGATGGCGCCGCGCTGGAAAAGGCCTTGCACACGCTGGTCGAGCATCACGATGCGTTGCGCCTGCGCTTCACGCCACAACAGGACGCAGGCGCATGGCTCGCCGCCCATTGCGCCCCGGGCGACGTTGAGGCCGGGCTGCTGTGGGCAGAGACCCTGACCGACGCGAACGCGCTACAAGCCCTGTGCGAGCGAGCGCAGCGCAGCCTGAACCTGCAACAGGGTCCGCTGTTGCGCGCTGTACTGGCGACCTTGCCCGATGGCAGCCAGCGCCTGCTCCTGGTGATTCATCACCTGGCGGTGGACGGGGTGTCCTGGCGCATTCTCCTGGAGGACCTGCAGAACGCCTATGACCGCCACGTGGCAGGCCAACCTGCCGTGCTGCCCGCCAGGACCACCTCGACCAAAGCCTGGGCCGAACGGCTGCAGGCCTACGCGCAGAGCGATGCAGTGCAGGCAGAGCTCGGTTACTGGCAGTCGCAGTTGCAAGGGGTCGACGCGCAACTGCCCCAGGACAGGGCTGATGGATCGCTGCATGGCCGCCACACCGCGACGGTGCATGCGCGCCTGGACCGGCAGCAAACGTCGCGGCTGTTACAACAGGCGCCAGCCGCCTACCGCACCCAGGTCAACGACTTGCTGCTGACCGCCCTGGCCCGTGTGATCGCCCGTTGGACGCAGCGCGATGAGGTGCTGGTGCAACTGGAAGGGCATGGCCGTGAAGACCTGTTCGATGCGGTCGACCTGACCCGTACTGTCGGCTGGTTGACCAGCCTGTTCCCGGTGAAGCTGACAGCGGCGCCGACCCTCGATGCCTCGATCAAGCAGATCAAGGAACAACTCCGCGCGATCCCCGACAAGGGCATCGGTTATGGCGCGCTGCGTTATCTGGGGGATTCGCACGCACGGGATGTGCTGGCTCGCCTGCCAGTGCCCCCCATCACGTTCAATTACCTGGGGCAGCTTGACAGCACCTTTGCCGAAAGCCCAGGCACAGCCACGGAGCGATTCCTGCAGCCGGCCAGCGAGAGCAGCGGGGCTAGCCAGTCTGCCGAGGCCTTGCTGGAAAACCTGCTGTCCATCAACGGGCAGGTCTACGCTGGCGAGCTGAGCCTGGCCTGGACGTTCAGCCAGGACATGTTCGACCGCGCCACGGTACAGGCCGTGGCCGACGACTATGTCAGCGAGCTTCAGGCGCTGATCGACCATTGCGTCGATCAGGACGTAGTCGCCCTGACACCGTCCGATGTCCCGCTGGCTGCGCTGGATCAGGCCCAGCTGGATGCCTTGCCGATTCCGGCAGGTGCCATCGAGGACATCTATCCGCTTTCGCCCATGCAGCAGGGCATGCTGTTTCACACGGTCTTCGAGCAAGGCCAGGGCGAGTATGTCAATCAGATGCGCGTCAACGTTTCGGGCCTGGATATCGAGCGGTTCAAGCGTGCCTGGCAGGCAATGCTGGACCGACACGACGTGTTGCGCGCCGCATTCGTCGCCAACCTTGAACGCCCGGTGCAGGTGATCCGCAAACACGTCGAGCTGCCGTTCGACGTGCTGGACTGGACCGCGCAGGAGGACATCGAGGGGCGGCTGGATACCTGGGCCGAGGCCGATCGTCGGCGTGGCTTCGACCTGCAGGCGGCACCCTTGTTGCGACTGACAGTCATCCAGACAGACAGTGCGCAGCATCACCTGGTCTTCACCAGTCACCATATCCTGATGGATGGCTGGAGCAATGCGCAGCTGCTGGGCGAGGTGTTGCAGCACTACGCGGGCGTTGCTTTGGCGCGACCGGCCGGGCGCTACCGCGACTATATCGAATGGCTGCAGCGCCAGGATGCCGAGCAGAGCGAGACGTTCTGGCGCCAGCAATTGCTGCACCTCAGCGAGCCCACGCGACTGGCCCAGGCGCTGCGCCTGGATAGAAGCCGCGCGGACACCGGCCATGGCGAACATCATCAGACGCTCGACGCAGCCTGCGCCCAGGCGTTGAGCGCGTTTGCAAGGCAACGACGGGTGACGGTCAATACCTTGCTGCAGGCAGCCTGGCTGCTGCTGGTGCACCGCTATACCGGCCAGGAAGGCGTGGCATTCGGTGCCACGGTTGCCGGCCGGCCGGCGGACCTGCGTGGCGTCGAGCACCAGCTGGGCCTGTTCATCAACACGCTACCAGTGGCAGCCAGGCTGCAGCCTGACCTGCGGGTGGGGGAGTGGGTCGAACGTCTGCAGGCACAGAACCTGAGCATGCGCGAACATGAACACACGCCGCTCTACGACATTCAGCGTTGGGCGGGCTCGGCCGGTGAGCCGTTGTTCGACACGCTGCTGGTGTTCGAGAACTACCCGGTCGGGGAAGTCCTGCAGCAGGGCTCCAGCGCAGGCCTGGCGTTTTCAGGCACGCAGAATCGCGAGCGGACCAACTATCCGCTGACGCTGATGATCGAGTCGGGCAATGCCCTGACGATCCACTACCACTACGACCGCAGTCACCTCGGCGACACCGGCGTCGAGCAGATCGCCCGGCACTTTGCCAATCTGCTGAACGCCCTGGTGCAGCACGCCGATACCCCGGTCGGTGAACTGCAGATGCTCGATGACGAAGAGCGACAGCGCATCGTCCACGACTGGAACCGTACCCAGATGCAGTACCCGCATGAGCGCAGCCTGCCCGAGCTGTTCGAAATGCAGGTCGCGCGCACCCCTGAGGCCCCGGCACTGTTGTTTGCCGAGCAGACCTTGAGCTATGGCGAGCTCAATCAGCGCGCCAACCGCCTGGCGGGCAAGCTGCGCACAATGGGCGTCGGGCCGGATGTGCTGGTCGCGATTGCCGTCGAGCGATCGGTGGAAATGGTCGTTGGCCTGCTGGCGATCCTCAAGGCCGGTGGCGCCTATGTGCCATTGGACCCGGAGTATCCGCGCGAGCGCCTGGGGTTCATGATGGAGCAGAGCGGGGCGCATCTGCTGCTGACCCTCAGCCATCTGCTCCCGCAGCTGCCCACCCACAGCGTGCAGACCTGGTGCCTGGACAGCGACTGGCATCAGGTGGCGGCCTTCGATGGCGAGAACCTCGGTATCGAGCAGCATCCCGAGCACCTTGCCTATTGCATCTACACCTCCGGTTCCACCGGTCGGCCCAAGGGGGTCGAGGTGCGCCACCAGGCACTGGTCAACTTCCTTGCCAGCATGGCGGTCGAGCCTGGGATCGATGCCGGCGATCGGGTCCTGGCGCTGACCTCGCTGTCGTTCGACATTGCCGGCCTGGAGCTGTACCTGCCGTTGCTGGCCGGGGCTTCGGTGGTGCTGATCGGCGAGCGCCAGAACAAGGATCCGTCGGCGCTGCAGGCTGTGATCGAGCGCCACGCCATCACCACCCTCCAGGCCACACCTTCGACCTGGCGCATGCTGCTGCAGGCGCTGCCTGCGCAGACCTTGCGCGGTTGCAAGGTCATCAGTGGCGGTGAGGCGCTGCCTGTCGACCTCGCCGAGCAGTTGCTGGCGCTGTGCGGGCGCATCTGGAACCTGTACGGGCCAACCGAGACGACGATCTGGTCGGCGGCGTACTGCCTGGACAACCAACATCCCTTGCCGTTGCTGGGCAAGCCGATCGCCAACACGACCTTGCAGGTCATGGCGCACGATCTGTCGACTGCCGCGATCGGCATGGCCGGGGAACTGATGATCGGTGGCGATGGCCTGGCGCGGGGTTATCAGCGCCGCGCGGCATTGACGGCCGAGCGCTTCGTCCCGGACCCATACGATCGCAGCGGGCAGGGTGGTGGCCGGCTTTACCGTACCGGTGACCTGGCCAGCTATCGCAGCGATGGGGTGCTCGAGTACGTGGGCCGCATCGACCACCAGGTAAAGGTGCGTGGCTATCGCATCGAACTGGGCGAGATCGAGGCAAGGCTGATCGATGATCCTGCTGTGCGCGAGGCGGTGGTCATCGACATCGATGGCCCTGGTGGCAAGCAACTGGCCGGCTACCTGGTCTCGAGCGGCGAAGCAGCGGTCGCGACGGAGGAACAGCGCAGCGCCCTGCGTCGCCATCTGCGCGAACAGCTGCGCGCGACCTTGCCGGATTACATGGTCCCCGCGTACCTCACCTGGCTCGATGCACTGCCGCTGACACCCAACGGCAAGCTCGACCGCAAAGCGTTGCCCCAGCCTGATCCTGGCGTATCGCAGCAAGGCCATGTCGCGCCGCAGAGCGAGGTGGAGCAGCAGATCGCTGCCGTCTGGGCGCAGCTGCTGAATGTCGAGAAGGTCGGCCTCAATGACAATTTCTTCGAGTTGGGAGGGCACTCGCTGTTGGCGCTATCAGTGCTCTCGCGCTTGCAACTTTCGCTGGGATTGACCGTGGAACCGGCCGTTCTCTTCCAGCACCCGGTCCTTGGCGATTTTGCCAGATACATCGAATCCATCGGCGATGCGTCGGCTTTCGACGAAAAACTGCAGCGTCTGGATAGGCTTTTTGAAGAGTTCGAGGTGAATGAATGA